taagaagaagaaagcaaGATTGCTTTTTCTAGAAAATGAGATCAAAAAGTACAAAACCATGTGCTCAGCTGAACAAGCAGGTTAAGAgtttagaagaagataaaaaagacTTCAGTGTAAAAGAGAGGacacaacaaaaaaaatattacttGCTTGGAAAAGGAAAATAAGAAAATGATGATGCAGACATGTGTTTTCAGCtaaataagaagattatgagatTTGGAATGTGAGAAAAGAAGAGCCAAGGATGAGACTGAAGTTTTAAAGACAAGGTTTAGAGAATTGGAGAGTCAAACAGATCTTCTGAAGTGCAAGGGAATTGGACTCGGGAAAGAATTGGAAATTTGTCGACTTAAGTGTAATAGTTTGTCTGTGGCGCTGAAGGAGAAAGAGATGGAGTGTGTTGGATTTGAGCAAAAATTGAAGAATCTAATGCTAATAAAAGTCGCTCTTGATGATGAGCTTGAAGGATGTAAAACGGCCTTTAATGAACTAAAAGAGCAAATTATGGGTCTAGGAGAAGATCAAAAGGTTAGTTGCGAAAAGGAGAGAAAATCACAACAAAGAATTACTTACTTGGAGGAGCTAGTTAAAAAATTTGAAAGTGATGAAAGAGAGTTAAAGGCCCAGATTTTGAGTCTGGACAAATCGGCTTTGAGATGTTTAGATTCCCATGATAACAGAGAAAGCGGATTTGAACTAAGAGGTTTACAAGATAAGAACGATACAAACAATCTTGGCTGTGAAATCGATAGTGGGACTAATGATGCTAATGTGTCTCCGTCAACAAGCAAAGGAGATGAACATGTCTCAGGTACTAATGATGCACTTCACATTGTCAATTCTTTTAGTAGAACAGTTCATATTCTATTTTTGTGTGTTCACATAAACCTTGCTGGATCTCTGACAATCTTTATATGTTATCAGCATCGTATTAGACCATTTTATTCTCTGTTTCTTTAACCAGTAAAGAGTTCAACCTTATAAGGAATAATAGTTCATGTTTAATTGGTTAATTCTTTGCAACTAAATAGGCTACTTGCTAAATCCCTTGTTTATCCAATGCCGAGTACTTGGTGCTTTGCCACTTAACAATTTCACTATTTTAGCGTTTATTCAACTAGCTTCTAATGTTTTTCGTAAGATTTGGTATATACTCTGTTGGAATCTTTCACACGATGGATGACAATAAGAACCTCAATTTGAAGATTTTCTATTTTGAGTTTTATGGTCCAGTTgtgcaattttttctttttctttttatatgcATGTATATGAATCGTAATCCTGTCTAATTGTTGCActctatttttctcttttgatgcaattccattttttttttgcaaaacaaGGGACCCAAGTCTGTAATTCGTACATTCATCagcttctctctctctctctatgaaTTGACTTGTAATCTTAATGTTGAAACTGTTTACTCCAGAACGATGTGATTCTCTTTATCACAAGTCTCATTGATTACATGGCATAGACATAACGCTGTATATTTTTTGTTGAAAGAAGTATCATTTGGTTGAACATTGCCTGCGATATAGTTGCTGTTTAATGGTCTATATGAAGAGCCGGTCATATTTTATTGGTAGTACTGTAATCCATAACTTTTGTCTTGTCATAATTCATTTTTTTCAAAGTTCAATCAGAAAGTAACTTCGGTATATCACTGCTGGATACAGTGATAGAAACTGATAATACAATATCATAATTTTTATATCTACATTTATTATCTGCAGGTCCTAGTTCAACTAATAACCAATATAAGCCTTTGGAAAATGtgaagaacaagaaaaataatacacAATTTCAAAGT
Above is a genomic segment from Papaver somniferum cultivar HN1 chromosome 10, ASM357369v1, whole genome shotgun sequence containing:
- the LOC113319345 gene encoding uncharacterized protein LOC113319345 isoform X1; protein product: MECVGFEQKLKNLMLIKVALDDELEGCKTAFNELKEQIMGLGEDQKVSCEKERKSQQRITYLEELVKKFESDERELKAQILSLDKSALRCLDSHDNRESGFELRGLQDKNDTNNLGCEIDSGTNDANVSPSTSKGDEHVSGPSSTNNQYKPLENVKNKKNNTQFQSTVKVEPGHELEGSSSEKLHILDQVSVRTSSRGITEINDSKDGKDIAPKYICNITDKERDQFSSDAAFKSPSDNGKNLSSMKGSKRPLENQRCEDYESIFKEDITLVPLSSISKRSRSAETVISRSESTVGDTIQLVVIRA